In Nyctibius grandis isolate bNycGra1 chromosome 8, bNycGra1.pri, whole genome shotgun sequence, a single window of DNA contains:
- the OSBPL9 gene encoding oxysterol-binding protein-related protein 9 isoform X3 translates to MMNREKQKIESLKETTSSMVESIKHCIVLLQIAKDQNNEEKHADGLISTINPVDAVYQPSPLEQSVISTMPSQAVIPPEPAQLCKSEQRPSSLPVGPVVASLGNQTPTPNSTGSGQSAPSSSLTSPSHVNLSPNTVPDFSYSSSEDEFYDADEFYQSSSSPKRCMDSSGSAAVLTRSSTGSSLKRPDTTESLNSSMSNGTNDADLFDPPDDRDDDGEGESVEEHKSVIMHLLSQVRLGMDLTKVVLPTFILERRSLLEMYADFFAHPDLFVSISDQKDPKERMVQVVKWYLSAFHAGRKGSVAKKPYNPILGEIFRCHWVLPGAEGEDDMEPVSEGPVPWVSKSSVTFVAEQVSHHPPISAFYAECFSKRIQFNAHIWTKSKFLGMSIGVHNIGQGCVTCLDYDEHYILTFPNGYGRSILTVPWIELGGECSINCSKTGYNASIVFHTKPFYGGKKHRITAEIFSPNDKKPFCSIEGEWNGVMYAKYTTGENAVFIDTKKMPTIKKKVRKLEDQDDFESRCLWKDVTYNLKIRDIDAATAAKHALEERQRAEARARKENETSWETRLFHEDGECWVYDEPLLKRLAASKH, encoded by the exons gaCCAAAATAATGAGGAGAAGCACGCAGATGGACTTATA AGCACTATAAACCCGGTTGACGCAGTATATCAGCCCAGTCCTCTGGAGCAGTCAGTGATCAGCACAATGCCTTCCCAAGCGGTTATACCTCCAG AACCTGCTCAGTTGTGCAAGTCAGAGCAGCGACCCTCATCTTTGCCAGTGGGACCCGTAGTAGCATCGCTTGGAAATCAGACTCCAACACCAAATAGTACAG GAAGTGGGCAGTCAGCACCTAGCAGCAGTCTCACCTCTCCAAGCCATGTCAACCTGTCTCCAAACACAGTCCCAGATTTTTCTTACTCAAGCAGTGAGGATGAATTCTATGATGCAGATGAATTCTATCAGAGCAGTTCTTCCCCAAAGCGATGTATGGA TTCTTCAGGGTCTGCTGCAGTCCTGACTCGGAGCAGCACAGGAAGCAGTCTGAAACGTCCAGATACCACAGAGTCCCTCAATTCTTCCATGTCTAATGGGACAAATGATGCTG ATCTCTTCGATCCTCCTGATGATCGAGATGATGATGGGGAAGGAGAATCAGTGGAAGAACATAAGAGTGTTATTATGCATCTATTGTCACAAGTTAGATTAGGAATGGATCTAACAAAG GTGGTTCTTCCAACTTTTATCCTGGAAAGAAGATCACTGTTGGAAATGTACGCTGACTTCTTTGCACATCCGGACTTATTTGTCAG CATTAGTGACCAGAAGGATCCAAAGGAACGAATGGTTCAAGTGGTTAAATGGTACCTCTCAGCTTTTcatgcaggaagaaaagggtCAGTTGCTAAAAAGCCTTACAATCCCATTTTGGGTGAGATCTTCCGATGTCATTGGGTATTACCAGGCGCTGAAGGTGAAGATGACATG GAGCCAGTTTCAGAAGGACCAGTTCCTTGGGTCAGTAAAAGCAGTGTAACGTTTGTGGCAGAGCAGGTCTCTCATCATCCTCCAA tttcagcaTTTTACGCGGAGTGTTTTAGCAAGAGGATACAGTTCAATGCTCACATATGGACTAAGTCAAAATTCTTAGGAATGTCTATTGGGGTTCATAACATAGGCCAAG GGTGTGTCACATGCCTAGATTATGATGAACACTATATTTTGACCTTTCCTAATGGTTATGGAAG GTCTATTCTCACTGTGCCATGGATAGAACTTGGTGGAGAATGCAGTATTAATTGCTCAAAGACAGGTTATAATGCTTCCATCGTCTTCCACACAAAACCCTTTTATGGAGGAAAGAAGCACAGAATTACAGCTGAAATTTT ttCTCCTAATGACAAGAAACCCTTCTGCTCAATTGAAGGAGAATGGAATGGTGTCATGTACGCAAAATACACAACAGGg GAGAATGCTGTCTTTATAGATACCAAGAAAATGCCTACAATTAAGAAGAAGGTAAGGAAATTGGAGGACCAAGACGACTTTGAGTCTCGCTG CTTATGGAAAGATGTGACCTACAACTTAAAAATTAGAGACATCGatgcagccacagctgcaaaGCACGCGcttgaagaaagacaaagagCTGAAGCCAGAGCCAGAAAGGAGAATGAGACCTCATGGGAAACAAGG TTATTCCATGAAGATGGAGAATGCTGGGTTTATGATGAGCCACTATTGAAGCGACTTGCTGCCAGTAAACATTAA